A genomic segment from Oncorhynchus keta strain PuntledgeMale-10-30-2019 chromosome 9, Oket_V2, whole genome shotgun sequence encodes:
- the LOC118387477 gene encoding vacuolar protein sorting-associated protein 29 — protein sequence MLVLVLGDLHIPHRCNTLPAKFKKLLVPGKIQHILCTGNLCTKESYDYLKTLAGDVHIVRGDFDENLNYPEQKVVTVGQFKIGLIHGHQVIPWGDMASLALLQRQLDVDILISGHTHKFEAFENENKFYINPGSATGAYNALESNIIPSFVLMDIQASTVVTYVYQLIGDDVKVERIEYKKS from the exons ATG TTGGTCCTGGTGTTAGGTGACCTACACATCCCCCACCGATGCAACACCCTACCAGCCAAGTTTAAGAAGCTGTTGGTGCCAGGCAAGATCCAGCACATCCTCTGTACAGGAAACCTCTGCACCAAGGAGAGCTATGACTACCTGAAGACACTGGCTGGGGACGTACACATTGTCAGGGGAGACTTTGATGAG AACCTGAACTACCCGGAGCAGAAGGTGGTGACAGTAGGTCAGTTTAAGATCGGCCTGATCCATGGGCACCAGGTGATCCCCTGGGGGGACATGGCAAGCCTGGCCCTGCTGCAGAGGCAGCTCGACGTTGACATCCTCATCTCTGGACACACGCACAAGTTTGAGGCCTTCGAAAACGAGAACAAGTTCTACATCAACCCCGGCTCAGCAACTGGAGCCTACAATGCACTGGAAAG CAACATCATCCCATCCTTTGTATTGATGGACATCCAAGCATCCACAGTGGTGACGTACGTATACCAGCTCATAGGAGATGACGTCAAAGTGGAGAGGATTGAGTACAAGAAATCCTAA